The genomic segment aatattattttttttaatagttcAATTATTCCGGAAAAACTGCTCGATAGTTTGACTTATGTACAGGTGATGAGACAAAATTATtgaacagtttttttatttaaatcctgGGTGTAATATAATTTGAGAGTCACCTTGAGCACCTGCTATACAACAGCTGTATCTTACCTACTTTAATTCTGACACCTTAATTTTATCCAAGGAAAATACCAACCTTTGACAAAGTCACTACACCTCTACCAACTTGAGTAACTTGGATTCTTTTACTATTGGCGATACTTGCTCTTGCTAACATTTGATATAATTTACCCCATGGTGCCCAGTACCAGAGCCCTAGACTGTTCAGCCATTACTTACAAAAAATGTTCAAACAGTGTACCGAATAAAAGAtgtattaaaaaagaaaaacaagttaCAAGTGCACTCAATTGGGTTTTATTTAACTTTAGTACATCCACATGTTCTACATCCCATCCCCATAATTCTATTTCACCCATTAATACTCCCTCACTCCAAACCCATAATTGTCCCTGCATCACACAATGAACCCCATGTGTATTCAGTTTGGCAGAGGTCAGGTGGGGGCCATAAGGACTTTCACAGGTTTTAGCTGTGGCTTGCTTTTAAAAGAGCAACCTGGGTGTGCTGCCAGGAGGCTCCAGTTATGAACAAGCCTCACTTTGTTTTAGCACTGTAGCTTGGCCTAAGAGGTCATGGATACGACCAAAAAGGTTCAAAGACAGTGCAATTTGCTTCAATTCGCCCCATTAAAtagcaaacacagaaaaagtGACATTCCTGCAGTTTGTGTACTTACCCGTGGTCTCTAAAGTGCAGGGTGCAGTCTTGAGTCTCCCGAAATAAAGAAACACTTTAGCTTTGATcttgagctttttctttgtcattgTATCCAGAATTCAACCAAATGAAAGAATTAATAAAATACATACAAGTTGTAAGCACATTTAGTTGGGTTTTATTTAGGTTTGTAGTACATTAACATGTATTACATTCCCTCCCAATAACTCCATTTCACTTCTTTATCCTATTAAAAAGACTCCATACCATTTAAAtttgattttacatttaaataaactttaaaaaaatttaatttcacttatttcttttttttaaacttctttTACTACTTTCTTTACAAATTTCCACTTCAATAGAAGGTGTTAGcttgcagaaacaaaacaaacagaaactaaTGCAACAAAACATAAAGACAGTGTTGCAGTTGGAGCCGGTCCTTGGCCCTGAGGTAAGTGTCAGCTTCTTCTGTAGCAGGCCTCTTGTTACCTCTTCATTTTCTGCTGTGCCTGCTTCAATAAAGTGTCGAAGTCTAGTGCATTAAACTTCCTTTTTGCAGGAAATGGATCATACTCTCTGCTTGAATCTGAAACGAGAAGGGCAACAATTCAACTTTGAAAGACACCAGCCTATCCCAGAGCCAAAGTCAAATTTGTTTggcgttaaaaaaaaacacatcagtacAAGCTTATTAAACTAAGTGCCACAAGGTACCACTTTAAAAGCAACTCTTACCCAAGTCAGAATAGTTGGTCTTGCAGAACTGTCTTCTCCCACCAAAACAAAGATCAAATGGCAGCTCATCAGGTTTGCGCAGCTTGCTTCCATTTTCAATAGCAGTGAAAGCGTTGTGGGTGTTGTAATAGGTCACAAACCCATAGTTGTCCCTGCATCACAAATGACAAGAGTGTGTATTCAGTTTGGCAGAGGTCAGGTGGGGGCCATAAGGACTTTCACAGGTTTTAGCTGTGGCTTGCTTTTAAAAGAGCAACCTGGGTGTGCTGCCAGGAGGCCCCAGTTATGAACAAGCCTTACTTTGCTTTAGCACTGTAGCTTGGCCTAAGAGGTCATGGAGACGACCAAAAAGGTTCAAAGACAGTGCAATTTgccccattcaaaagcaaacactaaaatgtaacaTTCCTGCTGTTTGTACTTACCCTTGGTCTCTAAAGTGCAGGGTGCAGTCTTCAATCTCACCAAATAAAGAGAAACGCTCCCTGAGCTCTTTCTGGGTCATTGAACCTCGAATTCGACCAACATAAACAACTCTGCGCTCctcctgagaaaaaaaaacatttaaagtttaaaacacactgtattCTTCTTACAAGCCTGTACACCCAGGTAAAAGTTTACTTACAATGGCTTTCTCTTTGCGCCTTCTCATCTCCTCACTATCTATCTTTAAACCGTGACCGTATCCAGGACTGTATGAGGGACTGAAAAAGATGAAGAAGGGCGTTAAAAGTATGTCCAATTAAAGAAACGACTGCGTACCATGCAGacgacaataataataataataataataaataataataataataataataataataagcaccTGTGCATTCTTCTGCTTCCACTCCACTGTGCTCGTCTATCAGGGGATCGAGATCGTGACCTGGAGCGACTCCACGAGCCAGAACGAGAGGAAGAGTAGGagtacctcctcctcctgggcgGAGAGCgggacacagagggagaggaacgGGACGAAGAACGGGATGAGGAGCTGGAACTGCTCTCAGAGATACGAGAACGATACCTAGAGAATATAGAAAATAGAAATCCCATTAAAAAGAAGCTGAGGAAACTATAATCCAGAAATCCTAGAACTACTGTGCTGCATAAAGCAGATGTTGACAAATTCAAACCTTTTCTTAGGTGGTGAGCGTGATCTCAAGGAATGAGAGTCTGACTCTGAATCGCTGGACACAGGACTGGAAGATCGATGGGATCTTTTTCTAGACCGAGCTCCAGATCTGAGGCTGGGTGCCTGTGAAGTATGTCGACGGTAGGACCTTCTCCTTGGACTCTCTTTAACATTGAAATCACTGTCCTGTCGAGCAGGAGAAGCATCAGGAGTTTCCAGAACGGAATTTCTTTCTATGCCATCAGTTCTGTGTTCCAGAGGCTTCGTCGATGGAAAATGTTTCACTTTAGGTGTAATTGCAGGTTGTGCCTTGGCAGGTGGAGTCTGTGTAGTGGCTGCCGTTTGTTGTTTAATTGGCTTAATCGTGATAAACGCCTGCTGTTTGACATTCCAACGCTTCCCTTGCTCTCCATCAGAAGCGCCTCTGTTGGGGAGGCAGTAGTCATGGTCCATGCACGCCAAGTGGGGCGCTATGGTAGCGACAGCAGGAGTGGGTTGGCTGCGGGACCGGACCGAGGGCAGCGGCCGGGGTTCAATCTGGATTGCCTTGGAAGAGCTCAACTTGGTGGTCTCGGTGGCCTTGCCCTTTCCTAGTAGAGCCACCGGGGCCAGAGGTTTCCACATCTGGTGGGGAGGAGTGGCTGGAGGAGTCAAAGCTGTGGCGAAGACAAAAAAGCGCTACACAATTATAACCAACATTTAAGCAAGCAAGGGTCAGATCATCTATTAACTTCATAATGTCCTTGTCTATAATTATAAATTCTCAGGTGTCACTTGTTTACCTGCAGTGCTTGAGACATGGTTAGCTTTCACACGCTCCACAATCGTGTTCTCAGGAGCCAACTCAACACTGCAAAAGGAGGCACGTGTGCGTTAGTACATCAGTGGTGAACAGTGCAGCTCGTATCCCAGTCTGTCTCCGGCTTTTAATGCATCATGGTCTTTGGACACATTTTCATAGCGGTGAGACCGTTACTGTGGCTGGACGGCGGCAAGGTTTGCGGTAGGTCTTGGCAAAAAGTGGATGCGTGACACCACGCAGAGCAAACTGTGCAACTTGTACAGAGCAGCTTGAGGGCTGTAGGGTAACTCACCTCGAGTTTCCTACAGCTGCTGCTCTACCAGAGACCTCCGGCACACAATGCTCCTCTTTGGCTGGAGGGAGAAGCAGGTAAATGCATTAACATAAATAACGGATGAAACGTACAAACCGAAAGTGAGAAATTTCAGATTATATGGACAAAAGTGCATTGGTTGGGAACAATTCTTTTTTCACTACATGGTCAGCAGCTACTTTAGCCATGCAGTTGGGTAACAGTCTAGGCACTTGTTAGAGTTGGGGACTGTACAtctgcacaaacaaagacagcagGGCGAGAGTTAAATGGATTTGCGGACAGGGCAGATTTCCAGCAGCTGAGCAGACAAGAGCACAAAAGCAGCTTTCCTGCCCCCTGCAGCACTCATCTAATAAAAAGGGAAATGTTTCAGTGGTTCACTGACAGAAATCCTGCCATCACACAGTCCGCGTGTTGAGCAGGCTTTTTGTGAGGATCAGATAAGCATGAAGTTCACATGAATATTAATGTTCCATAGGTCGCTTTGATGGACTATGAACCCAGATGGTCcttgtacatactgtacgtaTGTGCATAGGGAATGGATTTCCTTGCAGAGACTTTCAGCACATCTTTGTGCCTTGTAATCAAAGCCCTCCTcccactaactgtagacagtgcTGCAATGTTGTATCCCACTTCCAATGCACCAGCAGGACAAACAGTACTATGACAACATTACCCTGGGAGGTAAGGTATTTAACCAATGTCATGTTATCTTCACTACCAGCAGcttattaatattgtttttaagGTTGAATTATTACCTTGTGTTTCCTCAAACTGTTCCAGAAGGCTGGTCAGATCAGATGCTTCAATACCTAAAACAAATTAGACATTTAAGGCTATCGAACAAAAATCCAGAATGAAGTGCTTTGAAGTACTACATATTTAGACTCAGATTCTAATATTACACAAGGCTTACCCATCTCTGTGGTGAAGGACTCGATCAGCTCCTGTGTGGGGCTCTTTGTCCTTTTCGGCGAAGTAGTGCAGTTCCCTTTAGTTTCAAGCGCAACAGGTCGTACCTTCAGACTCTGGGGTTCAGAATGACGAGAGGCTGAAGAAGAGTTAACACTGACTGTAACTTTTGAGGACCTGCTGGGTTTATTTAATGAGGTAGCAGTAGTGGCTTCAGGCACCCTCATGGAAACAGTGGTGTTCTGTGGGACACTGGGAACAGACACCTTAGCAGCAGTTGGTTTGATCACCTCTGTAGTGGTTTGAGGACAGGACTTTGGGAGTTCTGCAGACTTGGGATATGCACCATTGCCAGTAGAAAGCACAGGGGACGAGTTGGGCTGACCGACTTCTAGAGACGCGGAGCTCTGAGGCACAGTAGTTACTGCAGGCTGCACAGTGGCGGTTTGCAGTGTAGACAGTTTTTCCGCTGCACTGGGGGCAGGAACTGGGGGCTTCTGAATGGGAGAAGGCGTTTGCTGAGGTTTGGGAACAGTAGTAGCAGCTGAAACTTTGCTAGATGAGGAAACCATGTAGGCCGGCGGGGCCAGAAGTGCCTCGGGCGTCGGTGGTGCAGCAGGTCCCCTTGGCTGCCAAGCAGGCTTGATCTCAACCACCTCCTTTGTTGTGACGGGTCGTCGATCCTTGGTGGTGGGGTCGGGCAGGCAGGGGATTGGGGGAAGCTCTTTGGGAAGCTCCTGCAGGCTGGGCCATTTGGTGCTGTTGCCATCTTGGTTTCCCATCGGAGCAGGCTTTTTTTGCTGCCGGAGCCGCCGGTATTCTGCTAAACTGAGCGACTTGGGCTTTGGTTCTGGGGCCGCTGGGGCCACAGGAAGAAGGGCCTCATTAACAGGTGGAGCCATGTGGGGCGTTACGGGactaggagcagcagcagctgcagggcttTCTGAAGACGGTGGGGGCAGCACAGCCAGGGGAGCCACTGACGGGGCCTCCAGCTTCTCAGAGGCTGGAGCCGGCCGTTTCTCTACTTCAACGGCCTTCTGGGAGTTCTGTGTTGGGGGTGAACAGACTGACCGACTTTTCGCCAGGCCACTGTTCACTGGAACTTTGTCCTGTCTGGTTAATACAGACGTaggtgcttgtgtgtgcatggCAGGCAACAGTGCTGTCGCCGTGATTCCTGCTCGAGTCTTAGCTTGGCACAAATTTATTTCCTTTGGTTTTTCAGAGAAAGAAGTTAGAGTTGCTGCAGGAGGAACCTTTGGTACTTTAgatttcttctcttttttaacAGACTTATTTTGGGGCTTTCGAGCTGCCTCCTGTGACATTCCACTTACTCTGCCACTTCTAAGAACCCTACCTTCCATAGGTTGGGGCTGTGGCTCTTCCTTACAtttctttttccttctcctgcGACAAGGGAATTTCTCTTTAAtgtcctccttttgttttttagtgATCGTCTTGTCCTTTGCATCTGAACACACTTCTAGTGTTGCAGAGGCTGCCTTCTGTAGCGGCTCAGTGACtgttacatcatcatcatcaacaactACAAATATATGCTCAGAGCTGTCTGAGGCCTCCTCTGTTGCTTCATCAGCCAAATTCTGCTCATTTTCTGTAGACTGTTCTATAAGGGGCAGAGGTAGCGGGAGACCCAGGTCTGGAATGGCCAGGATGGGATCTCCATTCTCCGCCTGGTCCACAACCTCGAGCAAGATGCCACCTTCAGGCAACATCTGTTCCGCATCATCATTCTCCATGCAAATGGCCATACAGTATGGGTGCATGTGCCTGACCAAATCCCCCAGACTAACTGAAAGACCATCCTGAGTATCCTGCTCAAAGTTCACAGGAAGCGGGAGGCTGAGGCCCTCCCAGTCCAAGAGGCTGTGGTCAGGAGACAAACTGTGCCTCACTGGGCTTGGAGTGAGGGAattctcatcttcctcttccccGTCACTCCTTTGGAGAGAGTCTGGCTGCATTCTGGGAAGAGtctgaaaataaatcaaaaacgATTATATAAGCCGTCAACTCATTTATATAAAAAGGACAGATTAGGTTTGGGAAACACTACCTTTCCAGTTGATATGGGTCTTGAGCTAAAAAGCAAGTCTTTTTCAGGTGGGGAACGGGTTTGACCCAGCAATCTCCTGAGctacagacaacaaaaacaaaagcataacAGCATTGTTTTACAATCATCTAAGAGCAGTGACATTTGTTAAGAACGACACAGATCGGCAGCTTCCCCTTGCTCTGCCTCAAGCTCTAAGGCCAGATAAGCAGGAATCTGGAGGAGGCACTGACTTAGGTATGGCAGCTGGCTACTCACCGGGGAGTGTTCCCTGCCCTTCTGATTTGACAGCAGGTCAGAGTCTGGCAGGGTGTCGAACGGGGACAAGTTCTCATCATCCACGTTGTCAAGGATCTCCGTCAGGGCGGTTAGCAGCGTGGCTTCGCTCTCATCATCATCCAGTCCTTTAGCCTGAAAACACACTGCTAGAGGTGAAAACTGCAATTTTATAAAAACGTCTTCTGTCACTTAAATTAAATGAATCTTACCTCTATCGCTGGCATGTCTTCAAATATAGAAAGGATCGTGGGGTCTATGCAACTCTGCAGGACTTCCAGGGTTTCTACAGAGTTCAGGGCAGAAGCCTAGAAGGGAATAAAATGAGTCAGGTCAAAATAAGCCACGAGTGGCCACCTACAGGTCAAACCCGTGTCTACAAGTGCTCAACTAACCCACAAAACAAGTGAATGGACATAAAAGTGCTTCCACGCAAGTTAATCAAACCAGACAGTTTTGACATTTTGGGCCAAATTACAAAAATCTGCACTTCATTACTGGCATAGCAGTAGTTTATTTCAACACATCTACACTTTGCTTGTAGGAGCAGGGAATTTAAGTGTTTTGCAGGAATGTCACAAGATGAATCTCCAACATGGATCTTAACATAGATAATATACCTTAATCTATAGTGTGTGCAAAAGGCTTGCTTAAAAAAAAGGGACAACtgtaatttaaacaaattaaattgTTTACGTGTGGTTCaatagaatgtgatgttgaGCTGCCTGGTCTGAAACCACACTTCCAACTAGACCTAAATAATATGTAGACATACACCGAGTGGTACACAAAACCTTTTGCATTTTCATATAAAAGCGCAGTAGCCTTCCACAAAGACCCACGTGTTCCCGTCTACACATGGACACAGGGCGCAGACATGTTGCAGCCTCGCCCTGTCCAAAGGGAGGCCACCAACCCACGTGTTGCACTACAACAAACTGGAGCAGGGCCCGGAGCCCAGCTGCCGTTCGCTGCTATTTTGGACACCACGATTATATAGAGACGGTGGCCAATGTAGTAACAAATACAACTTAAAACTTGTTAAAACACTTAGAAAACAATATATACATGTAAAAGGGTGTTAGTGAAGATTTAACTGCATCTCCTGCGCATGTCTGACGGAACTACATGTGACGCACCACATGTGCATTTCCACTGATAACTAGGCAGCGTTACGGTGTTTTCAGCCAGAGACGTGTACAACGTCGCCTCTAAATGCACAAGACGAGCTTCATCGTGAGCATCGTCACCGCAGCGTGCTGGCGCTGAGCCTAAACTACACCGAGGCGAAATCAATTAGCCAGCGTCACCGCCGTCGAGCAATAGAGACGTGCGCACGCGACTGAGTGGCATCTGGCAGCGTTTGTTGCCACGTGTGTCGGACACATGTGCAGCTTAAATGTTGAATATAGACGCGGTTCACACAATCGGCGCACACCGCAGGCCAACACGCAACAACCACGCAGTGCTGTCACCTCATTTGCTTAAAGCACGTTGTATTGTGACGGAGTTCACTGCTGGTTCGCTAGCCGGCCGGCCTGAGCTACAGTCGCCGGTTAGCATTAACATCCAGCTAAAGCCACCAGCTGCTTCATCAAGTGCAACGGAATGTTCAGTGATCATTCAAACTGTAGGCTACGCAACTAGCGACCGTAAAGCCACACGTCCGGGGGGACACTCTGGCTAAGTTTGATGATAGTAGTGTGGCATCCACGTGTCACTTTTCCTTGCAGTGCATTGCAACACACAACGCCTCGCCTCTAAAACAAACACGGATCTCGGAACATTAGGGCGACTTGTTAAGAGACACGGTACAAAGCGCATTCTTTACCTCGTCGAGTGTGTCCAAGGGGAATAAATCCATATTGCACGCAGTTAAAGTCTCCTCGCCTACTCTCCACCGCGCCGCCATCTTGCTAGTATCCCCCACCCCGGCTCGTTTCGGAATGAAAAGTAATGAATCGCACAGTGAGGGAACGAGCTCGCCGGTAGGAAACACGTGGTCCAATATTCCCGGCAAAAT from the Betta splendens chromosome 15, fBetSpl5.4, whole genome shotgun sequence genome contains:
- the pprc1 gene encoding peroxisome proliferator-activated receptor gamma coactivator-related protein 1; protein product: MAARWRVGEETLTACNMDLFPLDTLDEASALNSVETLEVLQSCIDPTILSIFEDMPAIEAKGLDDDESEATLLTALTEILDNVDDENLSPFDTLPDSDLLSNQKGREHSPLRRLLGQTRSPPEKDLLFSSRPISTGKTLPRMQPDSLQRSDGEEEDENSLTPSPVRHSLSPDHSLLDWEGLSLPLPVNFEQDTQDGLSVSLGDLVRHMHPYCMAICMENDDAEQMLPEGGILLEVVDQAENGDPILAIPDLGLPLPLPLIEQSTENEQNLADEATEEASDSSEHIFVVVDDDDVTVTEPLQKAASATLEVCSDAKDKTITKKQKEDIKEKFPCRRRRKKKCKEEPQPQPMEGRVLRSGRVSGMSQEAARKPQNKSVKKEKKSKVPKVPPAATLTSFSEKPKEINLCQAKTRAGITATALLPAMHTQAPTSVLTRQDKVPVNSGLAKSRSVCSPPTQNSQKAVEVEKRPAPASEKLEAPSVAPLAVLPPPSSESPAAAAAPSPVTPHMAPPVNEALLPVAPAAPEPKPKSLSLAEYRRLRQQKKPAPMGNQDGNSTKWPSLQELPKELPPIPCLPDPTTKDRRPVTTKEVVEIKPAWQPRGPAAPPTPEALLAPPAYMVSSSSKVSAATTVPKPQQTPSPIQKPPVPAPSAAEKLSTLQTATVQPAVTTVPQSSASLEVGQPNSSPVLSTGNGAYPKSAELPKSCPQTTTEVIKPTAAKVSVPSVPQNTTVSMRVPEATTATSLNKPSRSSKVTVSVNSSSASRHSEPQSLKVRPVALETKGNCTTSPKRTKSPTQELIESFTTEMGIEASDLTSLLEQFEETQAKEEHCVPEVSGRAAAVGNSSVELAPENTIVERVKANHVSSTAALTPPATPPHQMWKPLAPVALLGKGKATETTKLSSSKAIQIEPRPLPSVRSRSQPTPAVATIAPHLACMDHDYCLPNRGASDGEQGKRWNVKQQAFITIKPIKQQTAATTQTPPAKAQPAITPKVKHFPSTKPLEHRTDGIERNSVLETPDASPARQDSDFNVKESPRRRSYRRHTSQAPSLRSGARSRKRSHRSSSPVSSDSESDSHSLRSRSPPKKRYRSRISESSSSSSSRSSSRSSPSVSRSPPRRRRYSYSSSRSGSWSRSRSRSRSPDRRAQWSGSRRMHSPSYSPGYGHGLKIDSEEMRRRKEKAIEERRVVYVGRIRGSMTQKELRERFSLFGEIEDCTLHFRDQGDNYGFVTYYNTHNAFTAIENGSKLRKPDELPFDLCFGGRRQFCKTNYSDLDSSREYDPFPAKRKFNALDFDTLLKQAQQKMKR